The proteins below come from a single Plantactinospora sp. KBS50 genomic window:
- a CDS encoding serine/threonine-protein kinase, protein MLGSGSILSGRYRLDERVATGGMGDVWRATDLVLGRTVAVKVLLPSLLSDSTFLARFRAEARMMASLRHPGIVQVFDSGEDRSADGGRADYLVMEYVEGEPLSRRVDATGGLSVAETLSVVEQAARALHGAHGAGIVHRDVKPSNLLVQPNGTVVLVDFGVARSTTVTSVTSTNAVPGTALYMAPEQASGKPVSPVTDVYALGAVAYCCLTGQPPFTGENPLEVAIKHLTDEPPPLPAHLPAPVVALVGRALAKAPEDRFPDAAAMADAARAAARGRSVGPAGAALAAPRSGATTRIGAASRTGTNGRPAATGPAAATVADGPVADGPATGVTVPRRRSRQRAMLGAGAAVLMGLVGLAGALALTTDDSDPAGRGGAGPAGATTTASDTQPGELVSDPSVPAETRYPGGGAQRSPSASPSAVPTAEPTAGPSSPAASPSAAASPSESAEEGPTGSPPSSPADGGESSNPTTGGAPQATP, encoded by the coding sequence GTGTTGGGTTCCGGATCGATCCTCAGCGGGCGCTACCGGCTGGACGAACGCGTCGCCACGGGCGGCATGGGCGACGTCTGGCGGGCCACCGACCTGGTGCTCGGGCGCACGGTGGCGGTGAAGGTCCTGCTGCCCAGCCTGTTGAGCGATTCGACATTCCTCGCCCGGTTCCGGGCCGAGGCCCGGATGATGGCGTCGCTGCGCCACCCCGGCATCGTCCAGGTGTTCGACTCCGGCGAGGACCGGTCCGCCGACGGCGGCCGGGCCGACTACCTGGTGATGGAGTACGTCGAGGGCGAACCGCTGTCGAGGCGGGTGGACGCGACCGGCGGCCTGTCGGTGGCCGAGACGCTGTCCGTCGTCGAGCAGGCCGCCCGGGCGCTGCACGGGGCGCACGGCGCCGGCATCGTGCACCGGGACGTCAAGCCGAGCAACCTGCTCGTACAGCCGAACGGCACGGTCGTGCTCGTCGACTTCGGGGTCGCCCGCTCCACCACCGTGACCAGCGTCACGAGCACGAACGCGGTGCCGGGCACCGCGCTGTACATGGCTCCCGAGCAGGCGTCCGGCAAGCCCGTCTCGCCCGTCACCGACGTCTACGCGCTCGGCGCGGTGGCGTACTGCTGCCTGACCGGGCAGCCGCCGTTCACCGGCGAGAACCCGCTCGAGGTGGCCATCAAGCACCTCACCGACGAGCCGCCGCCGCTGCCCGCGCACCTTCCGGCGCCGGTGGTCGCCCTGGTCGGCCGGGCGCTCGCCAAGGCGCCCGAGGACCGCTTCCCGGACGCCGCCGCGATGGCCGACGCGGCGCGGGCCGCCGCCCGGGGCCGGTCCGTGGGTCCGGCCGGCGCCGCCCTGGCGGCGCCGCGATCCGGCGCGACCACCCGGATCGGCGCCGCCTCCCGCACCGGCACGAACGGCCGGCCGGCCGCGACCGGCCCGGCGGCCGCCACGGTCGCCGACGGTCCGGTCGCCGACGGACCGGCCACCGGGGTCACCGTGCCGCGCCGTCGCTCCCGCCAACGGGCGATGCTCGGCGCCGGCGCCGCGGTGCTGATGGGACTGGTCGGGCTGGCCGGCGCGCTGGCCCTCACGACGGACGACAGCGATCCGGCCGGCCGCGGTGGCGCCGGTCCGGCCGGCGCCACCACCACGGCGTCCGACACCCAGCCGGGTGAGCTGGTGAGCGACCCCAGCGTCCCGGCCGAGACGCGCTACCCGGGCGGCGGGGCGCAGCGCAGCCCGAGCGCCAGCCCGAGCGCCGTCCCCACCGCCGAGCCGACCGCCGGCCCGAGTTCCCCGGCGGCCTCGCCCAGCGCCGCGGCCTCGCCCAGCGAGTCCGCCGAGGAGGGCCCGACCGGTTCCCCGCCGTCCTCGCCCGCGGACGGCGGCGAGTCGAGCAACCCGACGACCGGGGGCGCGCCGCAGGCCACCCCCTGA
- a CDS encoding nucleotide sugar dehydrogenase, with translation MDRLVVVGQGYVGLPLAVRAVEAGMDVVGLDLDPERVKRLAVGDSYVEDISRERLAAALGTGRYLPTSSYTAARDFDVCVISVPTPLHDGTPDLGYVRQAGESVAPYLRPGCTVVLESTTYPGTTEEVLRPLLEQGSGLQSPGDFHLGYSPERIDPGNPRWHLENTPKVVAGIDAAALHRVQEFYGRLVQRTVPVGSPRVAELTKLLENTFRQVNIALINELAVVARELDIDIWETIEAAATKPFGFMPFRPGPGVGGHCLPIDPCYLSWQVKRRLRRQFRFVELANDINHGMPEQVVRRLMHGLNERGRPVSGARVLQIGLAYKKNVGDLRDSPAMEIADRLCELGAEVRVVEPHHTLCPLPRGASLVELTEREVRAADAVVVVTDHDRLDYDLIERAARYVFDARSRCSGPQVERL, from the coding sequence ATGGACAGGTTGGTCGTCGTCGGTCAGGGGTACGTGGGACTGCCGCTCGCGGTCCGCGCGGTCGAGGCCGGCATGGACGTGGTCGGGCTGGATCTGGACCCGGAACGGGTGAAGCGGCTCGCCGTCGGCGACTCGTACGTGGAGGACATCTCCCGGGAGCGGCTGGCCGCCGCCCTGGGCACCGGCCGCTACCTGCCGACCTCCAGCTACACCGCCGCCCGGGACTTCGACGTCTGTGTGATCAGCGTGCCCACGCCGCTGCACGACGGCACCCCGGACCTCGGCTACGTCCGGCAGGCCGGCGAGTCCGTCGCGCCGTACCTGCGGCCCGGCTGCACGGTCGTGCTGGAGTCCACCACCTACCCGGGGACCACCGAGGAGGTGCTGCGGCCGCTGCTGGAGCAGGGCTCCGGGTTGCAGAGCCCGGGCGACTTCCACCTGGGCTACAGCCCCGAACGGATCGACCCGGGCAACCCGCGGTGGCACCTGGAGAACACCCCGAAGGTGGTCGCCGGGATCGACGCCGCCGCGCTGCACCGCGTGCAGGAGTTCTACGGCCGCCTCGTGCAGCGGACCGTGCCGGTCGGCTCGCCCCGGGTGGCGGAGCTGACCAAGCTGCTGGAGAACACGTTCCGGCAGGTCAACATCGCGCTGATCAACGAACTGGCGGTGGTGGCCCGGGAACTGGACATCGACATCTGGGAGACCATCGAGGCCGCCGCCACCAAGCCGTTCGGGTTCATGCCGTTCCGGCCCGGTCCGGGCGTCGGCGGGCACTGCCTGCCGATCGACCCGTGCTACCTGTCCTGGCAGGTCAAGCGGCGGCTGCGCCGGCAGTTCCGGTTCGTGGAACTGGCCAACGACATCAACCACGGGATGCCCGAGCAGGTGGTCCGGCGGCTCATGCACGGCCTCAACGAGCGCGGCCGGCCGGTCTCCGGCGCCCGGGTGTTGCAGATCGGGCTGGCATACAAGAAGAACGTCGGGGACCTGCGCGACTCCCCCGCCATGGAGATCGCCGACCGGCTCTGTGAACTGGGCGCCGAGGTGCGGGTCGTCGAGCCGCACCACACGCTCTGCCCGCTGCCCCGCGGCGCGTCCCTGGTCGAGCTGACCGAGCGCGAGGTCCGCGCGGCGGACGCCGTCGTGGTCGTCACCGACCACGACCGGCTGGACTACGACCTGATCGAGCGGGCGGCCCGGTACGTCTTCGACGCCCGCAGCCGGTGCTCCGGCCCGCAGGTCGAACGGCTCTGA
- a CDS encoding zf-HC2 domain-containing protein: protein MSARIDGEDDPGERAPVDAHLHGCAACRRWQDDAVLVTRLARTGLVGPPPEVSEELLAALPLPRRRLGLPARWRGGAGLPRLRGLDVLLRAALGALGVVQVFLGLAQVSGFTLTSTGAHHGGDPYHLWHESAAWNVAIGAGFGWVALRRSRPTGLMPVLTAFVAVLGLLSVNDLVTGTVGVTRLLSHGLLVAGYVILAVLHRREPADPDSPPAERGTGGSRWRARFADEAAPARPPLRLVRRPVDGEARSRRAA from the coding sequence GTGTCGGCCCGGATCGACGGGGAGGACGACCCCGGCGAGCGGGCGCCGGTCGACGCGCACCTGCACGGCTGCGCCGCGTGCCGCCGGTGGCAGGACGACGCGGTGCTGGTGACCCGGCTGGCGCGTACCGGCCTGGTCGGCCCGCCCCCCGAGGTCAGCGAGGAACTGCTGGCGGCCCTACCGCTTCCGCGCCGGCGACTCGGCCTGCCGGCCCGGTGGCGCGGCGGTGCGGGGCTGCCCCGGCTGCGCGGCCTTGACGTGCTGCTGCGGGCCGCCCTCGGCGCCCTCGGCGTGGTGCAGGTGTTCCTCGGGCTGGCCCAGGTCAGCGGCTTCACGCTGACCAGCACCGGCGCCCACCACGGCGGCGACCCGTACCACCTGTGGCACGAGTCGGCCGCCTGGAACGTCGCGATCGGCGCCGGCTTCGGCTGGGTGGCGCTGCGCCGGTCGCGCCCGACCGGGCTGATGCCGGTGCTCACCGCGTTCGTGGCGGTGCTCGGCCTGCTCTCGGTGAACGACCTGGTGACCGGCACCGTGGGCGTGACCCGGCTGCTCAGTCACGGGCTGCTGGTGGCCGGGTACGTGATCCTGGCCGTGCTGCACCGGCGCGAGCCGGCCGACCCGGACAGTCCGCCCGCCGAGCGCGGTACCGGCGGATCGCGCTGGCGGGCCCGGTTCGCCGACGAGGCGGCACCGGCCCGGCCACCGTTGCGGCTGGTACGGCGCCCGGTCGACGGCGAGGCAAGGTCCCGGCGGGCCGCCTAG
- the paaI gene encoding hydroxyphenylacetyl-CoA thioesterase PaaI — protein sequence MSAAGQRPTGTPGGAGPAYEMFAADGASRALGIELVSADGGAAVARMRVTAAMVNGHGIAHGGYVFLLADTAFACACNSRGPVTVAAGADITFVRPVHEGDLLEARADERTRYGRSGVYDVTVWRAAEVVAEFRGRSRVITPAAG from the coding sequence ATGAGCGCAGCGGGCCAGCGACCGACGGGTACGCCGGGCGGTGCCGGCCCGGCGTACGAGATGTTCGCCGCCGACGGCGCCTCCCGGGCGCTGGGCATCGAGCTGGTGAGCGCGGACGGCGGCGCCGCGGTGGCCCGGATGCGGGTCACCGCGGCCATGGTGAACGGGCACGGCATCGCGCACGGCGGGTACGTCTTCCTGCTCGCGGACACCGCGTTCGCCTGCGCCTGCAACAGCCGGGGGCCGGTCACCGTCGCCGCCGGTGCCGACATCACCTTCGTCCGCCCGGTCCACGAGGGCGACCTGCTGGAGGCGCGGGCGGACGAACGCACCCGGTACGGGCGCAGCGGCGTCTACGACGTGACGGTGTGGCGCGCCGCCGAGGTGGTCGCCGAGTTCCGCGGCCGCAGCCGCGTGATCACCCCCGCGGCCGGCTGA